The following proteins come from a genomic window of Enterobacter chengduensis:
- the xanP gene encoding xanthine/proton symporter XanP: protein MSVNTIESPDAQPIAQKQNSELIYRLEDRPPLPQTLFAACQHLLAMFVAVITPALLICQALGLPAQDTQHIISMSLFASGVASIIQIKAWGPVGSGLLSIQGTSFNFVAPLIMGGTALKTGGADVPTMMAALFGTLMLASCTEMVISRVLHLARRVITPLVSGVVVMIIGLSLIQVGLTSIGGGYAAMSDHTFGAPKNLLLAGVVLAIIILLNRQRNPYLRVASLVIAMAAGYLLAWALGMLPENTAPTNSALITVPTPLYYGLGIDWGLLLPLMLVFMITSLETIGDITATSDVSEQPVSGPLYMKRLKGGVLANGLNSFVSAVFNTFPNSCFGQNNGVIQLTGVASRYVGFVVALMLIVLGLFPAVSGFVQHIPEPVLGGATLVMFGTIAASGVRIVSREPLNRRAIMIIALSLAVGLGVSQQPLILQFAPDWVKNLLSSGIAAGGITAIVLNLVFPPEKN from the coding sequence ATGTCCGTTAACACCATAGAGTCGCCAGATGCGCAACCGATTGCGCAGAAGCAAAATAGCGAACTGATCTACCGCCTTGAGGATCGCCCGCCGCTGCCGCAGACGCTTTTCGCCGCCTGCCAGCACCTTCTGGCGATGTTTGTCGCGGTGATCACCCCGGCGCTGCTGATCTGCCAGGCGCTCGGCTTACCGGCGCAGGACACGCAGCACATCATCAGCATGTCCCTCTTCGCCTCCGGCGTGGCCTCGATTATTCAAATTAAAGCGTGGGGTCCGGTGGGGTCGGGATTATTGTCGATTCAGGGGACCAGCTTTAACTTCGTGGCACCGCTGATCATGGGCGGTACGGCGCTGAAAACCGGCGGTGCGGATGTCCCAACCATGATGGCGGCGCTGTTCGGCACGCTGATGCTGGCCAGCTGCACGGAGATGGTCATCTCCCGCGTCCTGCATCTGGCGCGCCGCGTCATCACCCCGCTGGTTTCCGGCGTGGTGGTGATGATTATCGGCCTGTCGCTGATCCAGGTGGGCCTCACCTCCATCGGCGGCGGCTATGCCGCCATGAGCGACCACACCTTCGGCGCGCCGAAAAACCTGCTGCTGGCGGGCGTGGTGCTGGCGATCATTATTCTGCTTAACCGCCAGCGTAACCCTTACCTGCGCGTGGCCTCGCTGGTGATCGCCATGGCGGCGGGCTACCTGCTGGCGTGGGCGCTGGGCATGCTGCCGGAGAACACCGCGCCGACCAACAGCGCGCTTATTACCGTCCCCACGCCGCTGTACTACGGTCTGGGCATTGACTGGGGCCTGCTCCTGCCGCTGATGCTGGTCTTTATGATCACCTCTCTCGAAACCATCGGCGATATCACCGCCACCTCGGACGTCTCCGAGCAGCCCGTTTCCGGCCCGCTGTACATGAAGCGCCTGAAAGGCGGCGTGCTGGCGAACGGCCTGAACTCGTTTGTTTCTGCGGTATTCAATACCTTCCCGAACTCCTGCTTCGGCCAGAACAACGGCGTGATCCAGCTGACCGGCGTCGCCAGCCGCTACGTCGGTTTTGTGGTGGCGCTGATGCTGATCGTCCTCGGCCTCTTCCCGGCGGTGAGCGGCTTTGTTCAGCACATCCCTGAGCCGGTGTTAGGCGGCGCAACCCTGGTCATGTTCGGGACTATCGCGGCCTCCGGCGTGCGTATCGTTTCCCGCGAGCCGCTGAACCGCCGCGCGATCATGATTATCGCGCTGTCGCTGGCCGTGGGGCTGGGCGTTTCCCAGCAGCCGCTGATCCTGCAGTTTGCGCCGGACTGGGTGAAAAACCTGCTCTCTTCCGGCATTGCCGCAGGCGGTATTACCGCTATCGTGCTGAACCTCGTTTTCCCGCCTGAAAAGAACTGA
- a CDS encoding tyrosine-type recombinase/integrase, giving the protein MALTDIQIKRAKPQDKPYTLNDGQGLSLLINPDGSKGWRFRFRFAGKARLMSFGSYDLVSLAEAREKRDTARKQVANGIDPVEERKAFKLAQKLSTENSFESVSREWHSTKADRWTVAYREEIIKTFEQDVFPFIGKRPIGEIKPLELLEVLRRIEKRGALEKTRKVRQRCGEVFRYAIITGRAEYNPAPDLAIALAVPKQKHHPFLSAEELPHFVQDLEAYTGSIITKNATKIVMLTGVRTQEMRFATWCEIDFDKRVWEIPAERMKMRRPHLVPLSVQVIDLFQQLKPITGHYPYIFIGRNNRKKPISKESVNQVIELLGYKGRATGHGFRHTMSTILHEEGFDSAWIETQLAHVDKNSIRGIYNHAQYLDGRARMLQFYADKLYPQK; this is encoded by the coding sequence ATGGCACTTACAGATATACAAATCAAACGAGCAAAGCCCCAAGACAAGCCATACACATTGAACGACGGGCAAGGCCTGTCATTGCTTATCAATCCTGATGGATCGAAGGGCTGGCGTTTTCGTTTCCGCTTTGCCGGGAAAGCGCGGTTAATGTCATTTGGTAGCTACGATTTGGTGAGCCTTGCAGAAGCACGTGAGAAGCGTGACACCGCCCGTAAGCAAGTTGCTAATGGCATTGACCCAGTAGAGGAACGCAAGGCATTTAAACTCGCTCAAAAGCTATCAACAGAAAACTCTTTCGAATCAGTAAGCCGTGAGTGGCACTCAACTAAAGCCGATCGTTGGACAGTTGCTTATCGTGAGGAAATCATCAAAACATTTGAGCAGGATGTTTTCCCTTTCATTGGTAAACGACCTATTGGTGAGATTAAGCCACTAGAGTTGCTTGAAGTGCTGCGACGCATTGAAAAACGTGGGGCCTTAGAGAAAACTAGAAAGGTGCGACAGAGGTGTGGAGAGGTGTTTCGCTATGCCATCATAACAGGGCGTGCTGAATACAATCCTGCACCTGATTTGGCTATCGCATTGGCCGTTCCCAAGCAAAAACACCACCCGTTCCTATCTGCAGAAGAACTGCCTCATTTTGTTCAGGATTTAGAGGCGTACACTGGAAGCATCATTACTAAAAACGCGACAAAAATTGTCATGCTTACCGGTGTTAGGACACAAGAAATGCGTTTTGCTACATGGTGTGAAATAGATTTTGATAAGAGGGTATGGGAGATACCAGCAGAACGAATGAAGATGCGCCGACCTCATTTAGTACCGCTTTCAGTACAGGTAATAGATTTGTTTCAACAGCTAAAACCCATCACTGGTCACTATCCCTACATTTTTATTGGACGTAATAACCGTAAAAAGCCTATAAGTAAGGAAAGCGTCAACCAAGTGATTGAGCTGTTGGGCTATAAAGGGAGAGCCACTGGACATGGTTTCAGACACACAATGTCAACGATACTGCATGAAGAGGGCTTCGATAGTGCATGGATCGAAACGCAGCTTGCCCATGTGGATAAGAATAGCATTCGTGGTATCTATAACCATGCTCAGTATCTTGACGGCAGGGCCCGCATGCTTCAATTTTATGCCGACAAACTATACCCCCAAAAGTAA
- the yicI gene encoding alpha-xylosidase, with amino-acid sequence MKISDGNWLIQPGLNVTYPVQVFDVEQQGNDLVVFVAPRDVRERTWQLDTLMFTVRLFAPQEGIVGVRIEHFQGALNNGPHYPLNVQKDVKVEIENNAEFAELKSGSVSVRVTKGEFWALDFLRNGQRITGSQLKNNGYVQDTNTDRNYVFERLDLGVGETVYGLGERFTALVRNGQTVETWNRDGGTSTEQSYKNIPFYLTNRGYGVLVNHPENVSFEVGSEKVSKVQFSVEGEYLEYFVIDGPTPKEVLNRYTRFTGRPALPPAWSFGLWLTTSFTTNYDEATVNSFIDGMAERDLPLHVFHFDCFWMKAFQWCDFEWDPVTFPDPEGMIRRLKEKGLKVCVWINPYIGQKSPVFQELKEKGYLLKRPDGSLWQWDKWQPGLAIYDFTNPEACRWYADKLKGLVDMGVDCFKTDFGERIPTDVQWFDGSDPQKMHNHYAYIYNELVWNVLKETVGEEEAVLFARSASVGAQQFPVHWGGDCYANYESMAESLRGGLSIGLSGFGFWSHDIGGFENTAPAHVYKRWCAFGLLSSHSRLHGSKSYRVPWAYDDESCDVVRHFTQLKCRMMPYLYRQAALARECGTPMLRAMMLEFPDDPACDYLDRQYMLGDAVMVAPVFSEAGDVQFWLPEGRWTHLWHNDEIQGSRWHKQQHDFRSLPVYVRDNTLLALGNNSQKPDYAWNEGTAFQLFKLEDGATAVSEVPAADGSVAFTLKASRQGDVVTLTGAGEARNWSVCLRNVQKVSGVKGGSHAGSEWGVVVKAEGNEVVVHF; translated from the coding sequence ATGAAAATCAGTGATGGAAACTGGCTTATTCAACCGGGCCTGAACGTAACCTATCCGGTTCAGGTGTTTGACGTGGAGCAGCAGGGAAATGACCTGGTGGTGTTTGTTGCCCCGCGCGACGTGCGCGAGCGCACCTGGCAGCTCGACACGCTCATGTTCACGGTGCGCCTGTTTGCCCCGCAGGAGGGGATTGTCGGGGTGCGCATCGAGCACTTCCAGGGCGCGCTGAATAACGGCCCGCACTATCCGCTGAACGTGCAGAAAGACGTGAAGGTCGAGATTGAAAACAACGCCGAATTTGCCGAGCTGAAAAGCGGCAGCGTCAGCGTGCGCGTCACCAAAGGCGAGTTCTGGGCGCTGGACTTCCTGCGCAACGGCCAGCGCATTACCGGCAGCCAGCTGAAAAACAACGGCTACGTGCAGGATACCAACACCGACCGCAACTATGTGTTTGAACGTCTTGACCTCGGCGTGGGCGAAACGGTCTACGGCCTGGGCGAGCGTTTCACCGCCCTGGTGCGCAACGGCCAGACGGTCGAAACGTGGAACCGCGACGGCGGCACCAGCACCGAGCAGTCTTACAAAAACATCCCGTTCTACCTGACCAACCGCGGCTACGGCGTGCTGGTCAACCATCCGGAAAACGTCTCGTTCGAAGTGGGGTCCGAGAAAGTCTCCAAAGTGCAGTTCAGCGTCGAGGGGGAGTACCTGGAGTACTTCGTGATCGACGGCCCGACGCCGAAAGAGGTGCTCAACCGCTATACGCGGTTTACCGGACGTCCGGCGCTGCCGCCCGCGTGGTCGTTCGGCCTGTGGCTCACCACCTCGTTCACCACCAACTACGATGAAGCGACGGTTAACAGCTTTATCGACGGCATGGCCGAGCGCGATCTGCCGCTGCACGTCTTCCACTTCGACTGCTTCTGGATGAAGGCCTTCCAGTGGTGTGATTTTGAGTGGGACCCGGTGACCTTCCCGGATCCGGAAGGAATGATCCGCCGCCTGAAGGAGAAAGGGCTGAAGGTCTGCGTGTGGATTAACCCGTACATCGGCCAGAAGTCGCCGGTATTCCAGGAGCTGAAAGAGAAGGGCTACCTGCTCAAGCGCCCGGACGGCTCTCTGTGGCAGTGGGACAAGTGGCAGCCGGGGCTGGCAATTTATGACTTCACAAACCCGGAAGCGTGCCGGTGGTATGCCGACAAGCTGAAAGGCCTGGTGGACATGGGCGTCGACTGCTTTAAGACCGACTTTGGCGAGCGCATCCCGACGGACGTGCAGTGGTTTGACGGATCCGATCCGCAGAAGATGCACAACCACTACGCCTACATCTATAACGAGCTGGTGTGGAACGTGCTGAAAGAGACGGTGGGCGAAGAAGAGGCGGTGCTGTTTGCCCGCTCGGCGTCCGTGGGCGCGCAGCAGTTCCCGGTGCACTGGGGCGGCGACTGCTACGCCAACTACGAGTCGATGGCCGAAAGCCTGCGCGGCGGGCTGTCGATTGGCCTCTCCGGATTCGGATTCTGGAGCCACGATATCGGTGGATTCGAAAACACCGCCCCGGCGCACGTTTACAAGCGCTGGTGCGCGTTCGGGCTTTTATCCAGCCATAGCCGCCTGCACGGCAGTAAATCCTACCGCGTGCCGTGGGCGTACGATGACGAGTCCTGCGACGTGGTGCGCCACTTTACGCAGCTGAAGTGCCGGATGATGCCGTATCTGTACCGTCAGGCGGCGCTGGCGCGCGAGTGCGGTACGCCGATGCTGCGGGCGATGATGCTGGAGTTCCCGGACGATCCGGCGTGCGATTATCTCGACCGCCAGTACATGCTGGGGGATGCGGTGATGGTCGCGCCGGTGTTCTCCGAGGCGGGCGACGTGCAGTTCTGGCTGCCGGAAGGCCGCTGGACGCACCTGTGGCATAACGACGAAATCCAGGGCAGCCGCTGGCATAAGCAACAGCATGATTTCCGGAGCCTGCCGGTCTATGTGCGCGATAACACCCTGCTTGCGCTGGGCAATAACAGCCAGAAACCAGACTATGCTTGGAACGAGGGCACGGCCTTCCAGCTGTTTAAACTTGAGGATGGCGCAACGGCGGTGAGCGAGGTGCCTGCGGCGGACGGTTCAGTGGCGTTTACGCTGAAGGCGTCGCGTCAGGGCGACGTTGTGACCCTGACCGGCGCGGGCGAGGCGCGAAACTGGTCGGTGTGCTTGCGCAACGTGCAGAAGGTGAGCGGCGTGAAAGGCGGTTCACACGCGGGCAGCGAGTGGGGCGTGGTGGTGAAAGCGGAGGGGAATGAGGTGGTGGTTCACTTCTGA
- a CDS encoding glycoside-pentoside-hexuronide family transporter: MSEVLSVKEKIGYGMGDAASHIIFDNVMLYMMFFYTDIFGIPAGFVGTMFLLARALDAISDPCMGLIADRTRSRWGKFRPWILFGAIPFGIVCVLAYTTPDLSLNGKMVYAAITYTLLTLLYTVVNIPYCALGGVITNDPTQRISLQSWRFVLATAGGMLSTVLMMPLVNLIGGDDKAFGFQGGIAVLSVVAFLMLAFCFFTTKERIQVPPSTTSMREDLRDIWHNDQWRIVGVLTILNILAVCVRGGAMMYYCTWIMGSPEVFVAFLTTYCVGNLIGSALAKPLTDWKCKVSIFWWTNAALAVVSVAMFFVPMHATVLMFAFIFVIGVLHQLVTPIQWVMMSDTVDYGEWTNGKRLTGISFAGTLFVLKLGLALGGAMIGWMLAGGGYDAAAKTQNSATISIIIGLFTLAPAVCYVLSAIIAKRYYTLKTPFLTKILGELAQGARRNQQEFENLPVSKELQN, from the coding sequence ATGAGCGAAGTACTATCAGTAAAAGAGAAGATTGGCTACGGCATGGGAGACGCCGCCAGCCACATCATTTTTGATAACGTCATGTTGTATATGATGTTTTTCTACACCGATATTTTCGGTATTCCCGCCGGGTTTGTCGGCACCATGTTCCTGCTGGCCCGTGCGCTGGATGCAATCTCAGACCCGTGCATGGGGCTGATTGCCGACCGCACCCGCAGCCGCTGGGGCAAGTTCCGCCCGTGGATTTTGTTCGGCGCCATCCCGTTCGGCATCGTCTGCGTGCTGGCCTACACCACGCCGGACCTCAGCCTCAACGGCAAAATGGTTTACGCCGCTATTACCTACACCCTGCTGACCCTGCTCTACACCGTGGTCAACATCCCGTACTGCGCATTGGGCGGGGTGATCACCAACGACCCGACGCAGCGTATCTCCCTGCAATCCTGGCGCTTCGTGCTGGCGACGGCGGGCGGCATGCTTTCCACGGTGCTGATGATGCCGCTGGTGAACCTGATTGGCGGCGACGATAAGGCGTTCGGCTTCCAGGGCGGCATCGCCGTCCTGTCGGTGGTCGCGTTCCTGATGCTGGCGTTCTGCTTCTTTACCACCAAAGAGCGCATCCAGGTGCCGCCGAGCACCACTTCGATGCGGGAAGATCTACGCGACATCTGGCACAACGACCAGTGGCGCATCGTTGGCGTACTCACCATCCTCAACATCCTCGCCGTCTGCGTGCGCGGTGGCGCAATGATGTACTACTGCACCTGGATCATGGGCTCGCCGGAGGTGTTCGTCGCGTTCCTCACCACCTATTGCGTCGGCAACCTGATCGGCTCCGCGCTGGCGAAACCGCTCACCGACTGGAAGTGTAAGGTCAGCATCTTCTGGTGGACCAACGCCGCGCTGGCGGTGGTGAGCGTGGCGATGTTCTTCGTGCCGATGCACGCCACGGTGCTGATGTTCGCCTTTATCTTCGTTATCGGCGTGCTGCACCAGCTGGTGACGCCGATCCAGTGGGTAATGATGTCCGATACCGTCGACTACGGCGAATGGACCAACGGCAAGCGCCTGACCGGGATCAGCTTTGCGGGCACGCTGTTCGTGCTGAAGCTTGGCCTGGCGCTGGGCGGGGCGATGATCGGCTGGATGCTGGCTGGCGGCGGCTACGACGCGGCAGCCAAAACCCAGAACAGCGCGACCATCAGCATCATTATCGGCCTGTTTACCCTGGCCCCGGCGGTCTGCTACGTGCTTAGCGCCATTATCGCCAAACGCTACTACACGCTGAAAACCCCTTTCCTGACCAAAATCCTGGGCGAGCTGGCGCAGGGCGCGCGCCGCAATCAGCAGGAGTTTGAAAACCTGCCGGTCAGCAAAGAATTACAGAACTAA
- a CDS encoding AsmA family protein → MKFIGKLLVYLLVALLIVLLAFYILLQTRWGASQVSSWVTVNTDYELSFDKMNHRFSSPSHIILENVTFGRDGKPATLVAKKVDIGLSSRQITDPLHMDTITLFDGTLNLSPQTAPLPFLADRLQLNNMAFNSPNTEWDLSAQKVTGGVSPWQPEAGNVLGKSAQIQMSAGSLTLNGVPATNVLIEGQLNGKEVVLNTIGADMARGSLTGSALRNADGSWIIDTMRLNEIRLQSDKTLRDFFAPLATLPSLQIGRLDVTDARLQGPDWAVTDLDLSLRNLTLSKGDWQSQEGRLSMNASEFIYGSLHLFDPILNAEFSPQGMALRQFTSRWEGGMVRTSGNWLRDGKALVLDDVAIAGLEYTLPQNWKTLWMEPLPEWLNSVTLQKFGLSRNLVIDIDPAFPWQITSLDGYGANLQLAKDRQWGVWGGSATLNGAAATFNRVDVRRPSLALNANAATVNITDLSAFTEKGILEATATVSQLPQRQTTVSLNGRGVPLNVLQQWGWPSLPVTGDGNIQLTASGSMQANAPLKPTVNGKLSAVNMDKQQVEQTMTGGVVSAMAPAQ, encoded by the coding sequence ATGAAATTTATTGGAAAGCTGCTCGTCTATCTTCTGGTAGCCCTGCTCATTGTGTTGCTGGCGTTCTACATTCTGCTCCAGACCCGCTGGGGCGCGTCTCAGGTCAGCAGCTGGGTAACGGTGAATACCGACTACGAACTCAGTTTCGACAAGATGAATCACCGCTTTTCGTCGCCTTCCCACATCATTCTGGAAAACGTCACCTTTGGTCGGGACGGTAAACCCGCCACGCTGGTAGCCAAAAAAGTCGATATTGGCCTGAGCAGCCGTCAGATAACCGACCCGCTGCACATGGACACCATTACCCTGTTCGACGGCACGCTGAATCTCTCCCCACAGACCGCGCCGCTGCCTTTCCTGGCGGATCGCCTGCAGCTGAACAACATGGCCTTTAACAGCCCGAATACCGAATGGGACCTGAGCGCGCAGAAGGTGACGGGCGGCGTCAGCCCATGGCAGCCGGAAGCAGGCAACGTACTGGGGAAAAGCGCGCAGATTCAGATGAGCGCAGGCTCGCTGACCCTCAACGGCGTACCGGCCACCAACGTGCTGATCGAGGGCCAGCTGAACGGCAAGGAAGTGGTGCTTAACACCATCGGTGCCGATATGGCTCGCGGCTCACTCACCGGCTCCGCCCTGCGCAACGCCGACGGAAGCTGGATTATCGACACGATGCGCCTGAACGAGATTCGCCTGCAGAGCGATAAAACCCTGAGAGACTTCTTTGCGCCGCTGGCCACCCTTCCTTCACTGCAAATAGGCCGTCTGGACGTGACCGACGCCCGGCTGCAGGGGCCGGACTGGGCGGTGACCGATCTTGATTTAAGCCTGCGCAACCTGACGCTGAGCAAAGGCGACTGGCAGAGCCAGGAGGGTCGCCTGTCCATGAACGCCAGCGAGTTTATCTACGGCTCGCTGCATCTGTTTGACCCGATCCTGAACGCGGAGTTTTCCCCGCAGGGTATGGCGCTGCGCCAGTTCACCTCCCGCTGGGAGGGCGGCATGGTGCGCACCTCCGGTAACTGGCTGCGCGACGGTAAAGCGCTGGTGCTGGACGATGTCGCCATCGCCGGTCTGGAGTACACCCTGCCGCAGAACTGGAAAACGCTGTGGATGGAGCCGCTGCCGGAATGGCTGAACAGCGTTACGCTGCAAAAATTTGGCCTGAGCCGCAACTTGGTCATCGACATCGATCCCGCCTTCCCGTGGCAGATCACCTCCCTGGACGGCTACGGCGCTAACCTGCAGCTGGCGAAAGATCGCCAGTGGGGCGTGTGGGGCGGCAGCGCAACCCTGAACGGCGCGGCGGCAACCTTCAACCGCGTGGACGTGCGCCGTCCGTCGCTGGCGCTGAATGCCAACGCTGCCACGGTGAATATTACTGACCTGAGCGCGTTTACCGAAAAAGGCATTCTGGAAGCGACGGCGACGGTTTCGCAGCTGCCGCAGCGGCAAACCACCGTAAGCCTGAACGGGCGCGGCGTGCCGCTCAACGTGCTGCAGCAGTGGGGCTGGCCATCGCTACCGGTGACGGGCGATGGCAATATTCAGCTCACCGCCAGCGGCAGCATGCAGGCGAATGCACCGCTGAAGCCGACGGTAAACGGCAAGCTGAGCGCGGTGAATATGGATAAACAGCAGGTAGAGCAGACCATGACGGGCGGGGTGGTGTCGGCGATGGCGCCGGCACAGTAA
- the gltS gene encoding sodium/glutamate symporter, which yields MIHLDTLSTLVAATLVLLLGRKLVHSVSLLKKYTIPEPVAGGLLVALALLILKKSMGWEIDFDMSLKDPLMLAFFATIGLNANLASLRAGGKVLGVFLIVVVGLLLMQNAIGIGMATLLGLDPLMGLLAGSITLSGGHGTGAAWSKLFIERYGFENATEVAMACATFGLVLGGLIGGPVARYLVKHSTTPDGRPDDELVPTAFEKPDVGRSITSLVLIETIAMIAICLTVGKVVAQWLAGSAFELPTFVCVLFIGVILSNGLALMGFYRVFERAVSVLGNVCLSLFLAMALMSLKLWELASLALPMVAILAVQTLFMALYAMFVTWRMMGKNYDAAVLAAGHCGFGLGATPTAIANMQAITERFGPSHMAFLVVPMVGAFFIDIVNALVIKLYLMLPMFA from the coding sequence ATGATTCATCTCGATACGTTGTCGACCCTTGTTGCCGCAACGCTGGTCTTACTGCTTGGCCGTAAGCTGGTACACAGCGTTTCCCTTCTTAAGAAATACACTATTCCTGAACCTGTCGCCGGCGGCCTGCTGGTGGCGCTGGCCCTGCTTATACTGAAAAAAAGCATGGGCTGGGAAATCGATTTTGATATGTCCCTGAAAGATCCGCTCATGCTGGCCTTCTTTGCCACCATCGGCCTGAACGCCAACCTGGCGAGCCTGCGTGCGGGCGGTAAGGTACTCGGGGTATTCCTGATTGTGGTGGTGGGGCTGCTGCTGATGCAAAACGCGATTGGCATCGGCATGGCAACGCTGCTGGGGCTGGATCCGCTGATGGGTCTGCTGGCGGGGTCAATTACCCTTTCGGGTGGTCACGGTACCGGCGCGGCGTGGAGCAAGCTGTTTATTGAGCGTTACGGCTTTGAAAACGCAACGGAAGTGGCGATGGCGTGCGCCACCTTTGGCCTGGTGCTGGGCGGCCTGATTGGCGGCCCGGTGGCCCGTTATCTGGTCAAACACTCCACCACGCCGGACGGCAGGCCGGACGATGAGCTGGTGCCGACCGCGTTTGAAAAGCCGGACGTCGGGCGCAGCATTACCTCCCTGGTATTGATTGAAACCATTGCGATGATCGCCATTTGCCTGACCGTGGGTAAAGTGGTTGCGCAATGGCTGGCAGGGTCCGCGTTTGAGCTACCGACCTTTGTCTGCGTGCTGTTTATCGGGGTCATTCTAAGCAACGGTCTGGCGCTGATGGGCTTCTACCGCGTGTTTGAGCGAGCGGTGTCGGTGCTCGGCAACGTCTGTCTGTCGCTGTTCCTGGCGATGGCGCTGATGAGCCTCAAACTATGGGAGCTGGCCTCGCTGGCGCTGCCGATGGTGGCGATTCTGGCGGTGCAGACCCTGTTTATGGCGCTGTACGCCATGTTCGTAACCTGGCGCATGATGGGCAAAAACTATGATGCGGCGGTGCTGGCGGCGGGTCACTGCGGGTTTGGCCTGGGGGCAACGCCAACGGCTATTGCCAACATGCAGGCGATCACCGAACGGTTCGGGCCGTCGCACATGGCGTTCCTGGTGGTGCCGATGGTCGGAGCGTTCTTTATTGATATCGTCAACGCGCTGGTGATCAAGCTTTACCTGATGCTGCCGATGTTCGCCTGA